One window of Candidatus Tokpelaia hoelldoblerii genomic DNA carries:
- a CDS encoding ABC transporter (bhsal03060) has product MSLSAAKPVIQDSPDETYVTLPDYSRHRIVPARYPARMAGSVIASMVIALLFYSFLTNPHWGWDVFSQWFLSEAVLAGLGRTLLLTVLATVTGVVFGTLLALARLSPSPAVSSLVWVYTWFVRSVPLLVLLLILNNLGYLYESVRLSLPFSGVVLFEYPAGELITPFTAAFVGLSLNQSAYFAEIIRSGILAVDAGQREAAAALGLPRRRQTLRIILPQAMRSISPTGFSEIISLAKGTSVLYIIALPELFYTVQVIYRRNLEVIPLLMVATAWYLVIMTVLSVAQIYIERHYARGTFKQPASLPFENFFRRFRPLPVPAAIEKKTSRIVQITAPGAPVHIRGVSRHFDSLKVLDGINLDVPAGRVTAIVGPSGSGKSTLLRIINRLERQDEGFVLVDDALVGYRQQGDVLYELKEKDILKCRADIAMVFQNFNLFPHMTVLDNIIEAPVHVRGVERKDAELLALELLARVGLADKAGAYPRQLSGGQQQRVAIARALALRPRVLLFDEPTSALDPELVGEVLGVIRELAHTGTTMLIVTHEIGFAREVADEIVFMEQGRIVETGHPDSIFNWPKHSRTREFLARVL; this is encoded by the coding sequence ATGTCGCTTTCAGCCGCCAAACCGGTTATTCAGGATAGCCCTGACGAAACATACGTAACCCTGCCGGACTATTCCCGTCACAGGATTGTGCCGGCGCGCTATCCCGCGCGCATGGCGGGCAGCGTGATTGCCTCCATGGTGATTGCGTTGCTATTCTATTCCTTTCTGACAAATCCCCATTGGGGATGGGACGTGTTTTCACAGTGGTTCTTGTCCGAGGCAGTGCTGGCCGGCCTTGGACGCACTTTGCTGCTGACAGTGCTGGCAACAGTCACCGGTGTGGTTTTCGGCACTTTGCTGGCGTTGGCACGGCTTTCCCCTTCGCCGGCCGTGTCTTCGCTTGTCTGGGTTTACACGTGGTTTGTCCGCTCGGTGCCGCTGCTTGTGCTGCTGCTGATATTGAACAATCTCGGCTATCTCTATGAAAGTGTGCGCTTGTCACTGCCTTTTTCCGGTGTGGTGCTGTTTGAATATCCGGCGGGAGAGCTGATAACACCGTTTACTGCTGCTTTTGTGGGGCTGTCATTGAATCAGTCGGCCTATTTCGCCGAGATTATCCGCAGCGGCATTCTTGCTGTTGATGCGGGACAGCGTGAAGCAGCGGCGGCTTTGGGCCTGCCGCGCAGGCGGCAGACTTTGCGCATTATCCTGCCGCAGGCCATGCGGTCTATTTCGCCGACCGGCTTTAGCGAGATTATCAGCCTGGCCAAGGGCACATCGGTTCTTTACATTATCGCCCTGCCTGAACTGTTTTACACGGTGCAGGTTATTTACAGGCGCAATCTGGAGGTTATTCCGCTGCTGATGGTGGCGACGGCCTGGTATCTTGTCATTATGACGGTGCTTTCTGTCGCGCAGATTTATATTGAGCGCCATTATGCCAGAGGAACGTTTAAACAACCGGCGTCCTTGCCGTTTGAGAATTTTTTCAGGCGTTTCCGGCCATTGCCTGTGCCGGCGGCAATTGAAAAGAAAACTTCACGGATCGTGCAGATAACAGCGCCGGGTGCGCCGGTTCATATTCGCGGTGTTTCCAGGCATTTCGATTCGTTAAAGGTGCTTGATGGTATTAACCTTGACGTTCCCGCCGGCCGTGTGACGGCCATTGTGGGGCCGTCAGGTTCAGGCAAGTCAACCTTGCTGCGGATCATCAACCGTCTGGAGCGGCAGGATGAAGGCTTTGTTCTTGTTGACGATGCGCTGGTCGGCTATCGCCAGCAGGGCGATGTTCTGTATGAATTGAAGGAAAAGGATATTCTCAAATGCCGGGCTGATATTGCGATGGTGTTTCAGAATTTCAATCTCTTTCCGCACATGACCGTTCTGGACAATATTATTGAAGCGCCGGTTCATGTGCGCGGTGTGGAGCGGAAAGACGCTGAGCTTCTGGCTCTTGAACTTCTGGCGCGTGTCGGGCTGGCTGACAAGGCAGGGGCTTATCCGCGCCAGCTTTCCGGCGGGCAGCAACAGCGTGTCGCCATTGCACGGGCGCTGGCCTTGCGGCCGCGGGTTCTGCTGTTTGACGAACCGACCTCGGCGCTTGATCCTGAACTGGTCGGTGAGGTGCTCGGGGTTATCCGGGAACTGGCGCATACCGGTACAACCATGCTGATTGTCACTCATGAAATCGGCTTTGCCCGTGAAGTGGCGGATGAGATTGTTTTCATGGAGCAGGGCAGGATTGTGGAAACCGGCCATCCGGACAGCATTTTCAATTGGCCGAAGCATTCGCGGACACGGGAATTCCTGGCCAGGGTTTTATAA
- a CDS encoding ABC transporter substrate-binding protein (bhsal03070): MRYFTGKSRHMLAGALIGMLALGMQDARAQEGLDLSVEQAGRIRVEKLENRAEGLQGAQFVKPGALTVGVSTSSSLPLHDYAADARTVIGYDIDLAYLVADSLGLELRLVEVSWADWPLGLVSGKFDAVISNVTVTEERKEKFDFATYRNDVLGFYVRMDSPVTEIKEAKDIAGLRVITDSGTNQEKVLLEWDRQNVKAGLKPVEVQYYDDRGLGELALLSGRADLVFSVNTLQAYIAAKGKTRLVGLVSGGWPQTAEVAVAFRKGNGLAEPVTHILNDRIADGTYQKVLIRWKLAEEAITQSRTNPPGLSKDIF, from the coding sequence ATGAGATATTTTACAGGTAAAAGCAGACATATGCTGGCTGGCGCGCTGATCGGCATGCTGGCTTTGGGAATGCAGGACGCACGGGCGCAGGAAGGGCTTGACCTGAGCGTGGAGCAGGCGGGGCGCATACGGGTTGAAAAACTGGAAAACCGCGCAGAAGGATTGCAGGGTGCGCAGTTTGTCAAACCGGGCGCCCTGACTGTAGGCGTCAGTACAAGCAGCTCTTTGCCTTTGCACGATTATGCCGCTGATGCCCGGACAGTGATCGGTTATGATATTGATCTTGCCTATCTTGTTGCCGACAGCCTGGGGCTTGAACTGCGGCTGGTGGAAGTCAGCTGGGCGGACTGGCCTTTGGGGCTGGTGTCGGGGAAGTTTGATGCCGTGATTTCCAATGTCACAGTTACGGAAGAGCGCAAGGAAAAATTTGATTTTGCGACTTATCGTAATGATGTGCTGGGTTTTTATGTCAGGATGGATAGTCCTGTCACTGAAATAAAAGAGGCAAAAGACATTGCCGGCTTGCGGGTTATTACGGATTCGGGCACCAATCAGGAAAAGGTATTGCTGGAATGGGACAGGCAGAACGTCAAAGCCGGGCTGAAACCGGTTGAAGTCCAGTATTATGATGATCGGGGCCTGGGAGAACTGGCGCTGCTGAGCGGGCGGGCGGATCTGGTTTTTAGCGTCAATACGCTGCAGGCCTATATTGCCGCCAAGGGCAAGACCAGGCTGGTGGGGCTGGTCAGCGGCGGCTGGCCGCAGACTGCGGAAGTGGCTGTGGCGTTTCGCAAGGGCAACGGGCTTGCCGAGCCGGTGACGCATATTCTGAATGACCGGATTGCCGATGGAACATATCAGAAAGTGCTGATACGCTGGAAACTGGCCGAAGAAGCGATTACACAATCGCGCACCAATCCGCCGGGCCTGTCAAAAGATATATTTTAG
- a CDS encoding Putative acetyltransferase protein (bhsal03050) has translation MPDVFLYTTPDDPRAAPLLEALRQEYDSRYGSFYDEQGAIAEINRYPAEDFAPPAGNFVLLLRAGETIGGGAFKYYDAHTAELKRVWTRSDLRRQGLARKVLAELEQQARKQGYSRLYLTTGFRQPEAVGLYLNHGYKALFDLQADPETYKYLPFEKIISQGSTEGI, from the coding sequence CGGACGTTTTTCTTTATACAACGCCTGATGATCCGCGTGCGGCGCCGCTGCTGGAGGCGCTGCGTCAGGAATATGACAGCCGCTATGGTTCATTTTATGATGAACAGGGCGCGATTGCCGAAATAAACCGCTATCCGGCAGAGGATTTTGCGCCGCCTGCGGGCAATTTTGTTTTGCTGCTGCGCGCGGGCGAAACCATCGGCGGCGGGGCGTTTAAATATTATGACGCACACACGGCTGAATTAAAGCGTGTCTGGACACGCAGTGACCTGCGCCGGCAGGGGCTGGCGCGCAAGGTGCTGGCCGAGCTGGAACAGCAGGCGCGAAAACAGGGCTATTCACGGCTTTATCTGACAACCGGTTTCCGCCAGCCGGAGGCTGTCGGCCTTTATCTCAATCATGGCTACAAAGCTTTGTTTGATCTTCAGGCCGACCCGGAAACGTATAAATATCTGCCTTTTGAAAAAATCATCAGTCAGGGCAGTACCGAAGGAATATGA